Proteins encoded in a region of the Xylanivirga thermophila genome:
- a CDS encoding response regulator, whose amino-acid sequence MYNVLIVDDEPIICEGMCKIIDWNDYGFNIIDIAGNGREALGKIKNDGIDLVITDVRMPAMDGIELCRQIKQYNESIEIIIISGYNDFEYARKAIEYNVKAYLLKPVMPNELVEQLLCIRHELDRKLELEQEEKMKKKILRDRLLYEFVSGYVDVEQRKEELEKYGIDLSNCLYNVVMIRIDDFYYMVEDNINAKPLKHNVRDIIEEFARQHRLGHVYEEINGMFGILILDQSSYDGDINSLHTKLETISSIIKRDLGISVTIGYGMYKTKLSDIKISRREALQLLEGGIFDGRKKVISYYEFADRGEELWNLKWDKDLFLRAVERMDEESIQNQIDDLIKNIVSNRITKDIIKSMLISIAWDLSVLIEKYNGSANEIFGYNILDTIDNICNNVDMLGDWIIEMSRKIHSYIMELRSQSSKSLIDRVVEYVDDNYCNDIKLSQIADDFYVNYAYLGQLFKDNTGVSFSSYINKKRIEKAKQLYMTGDFKIYEIIEKVGYKHSEYFYRQFKKCEGITFAEFRTELERERGYEC is encoded by the coding sequence ATGTATAATGTACTAATTGTAGACGATGAACCAATAATCTGCGAAGGAATGTGTAAGATAATTGATTGGAATGATTATGGTTTTAATATAATAGACATTGCGGGCAATGGAAGAGAGGCACTGGGAAAAATAAAAAACGATGGAATTGACCTTGTAATTACTGATGTGAGAATGCCAGCTATGGATGGTATAGAGTTATGTAGGCAGATAAAGCAATATAATGAATCCATCGAGATAATAATAATAAGTGGCTATAATGATTTTGAGTATGCCAGAAAGGCAATAGAATACAATGTCAAAGCATATCTTTTAAAACCCGTTATGCCAAATGAATTGGTAGAGCAGCTACTCTGTATACGGCATGAACTAGATAGAAAATTAGAGCTAGAGCAAGAAGAAAAAATGAAAAAGAAAATACTCAGGGATAGATTGTTATATGAATTTGTCAGTGGCTATGTGGATGTTGAGCAAAGGAAGGAAGAACTTGAGAAATACGGTATTGATCTATCTAATTGCTTATATAATGTAGTCATGATAAGGATAGATGACTTTTACTATATGGTAGAAGATAATATAAATGCTAAGCCACTTAAGCACAATGTAAGGGATATTATAGAAGAGTTTGCTCGGCAGCATAGGCTTGGACATGTCTATGAAGAAATTAACGGTATGTTTGGTATATTGATACTTGATCAATCTTCATATGATGGTGATATAAATTCCTTGCATACAAAACTTGAAACTATAAGTTCAATTATTAAAAGAGACTTGGGGATTAGTGTGACTATTGGATATGGGATGTATAAGACAAAACTTTCCGATATTAAAATTTCCAGAAGAGAGGCCCTGCAATTGTTAGAAGGCGGAATTTTCGATGGACGCAAAAAGGTTATCTCATATTATGAGTTTGCTGATAGGGGTGAAGAATTGTGGAATTTAAAATGGGATAAGGATCTTTTCCTAAGGGCAGTTGAGAGAATGGATGAAGAGTCTATACAGAACCAAATAGATGATCTTATTAAAAATATTGTATCTAATAGGATAACAAAGGATATTATAAAGTCTATGTTAATTAGCATTGCATGGGACCTCTCAGTATTAATAGAGAAATATAACGGAAGTGCCAATGAAATTTTTGGGTATAATATATTAGATACAATTGATAATATATGTAACAATGTAGACATGCTAGGTGATTGGATTATTGAAATGAGCAGAAAAATACATTCATATATTATGGAATTGAGATCCCAAAGTTCTAAAAGTCTAATAGATCGTGTGGTAGAATATGTAGATGATAATTATTGTAATGATATTAAGTTATCCCAAATAGCAGATGATTTCTATGTGAACTATGCCTATTTGGGGCAGCTTTTTAAAGATAATACAGGTGTATCTTTTTCGAGTTATATAAATAAAAAGCGTATTGAAAAGGCAAAACAGTTATATATGACAGGCGATTTCAAAATATATGAAATCATAGAGAAAGTAGGGTATAAGCATTCAGAATATTTCTATAGACAGTTTAAAAAATGTGAAGGCATTACTTTTGCTGAGTTTAGAACTGAGTTGGAACGTGAAAGGGGATATGAGTGCTAG